The proteins below come from a single candidate division KSB1 bacterium genomic window:
- a CDS encoding T9SS type A sorting domain-containing protein yields MYGDYNDWIKTYGSWGSGNGQFRHPQGIDRDAYGKIYVADTGNHRIIRYKRIAPGYYFGLTYGTYGSGTGQFRNPKAIVVGRTSGMNDNNIYVADTGNQRIVRLNDGASGITWVNSRAGNMVGYSSVATDWYGGVWVTDDFNHRIEKLDRYLNFLDSYGSYGMGQVYGLLNAPTDFSIYFSLEKISGVDTWVGHDATFLSESWGDNSGGVCYEMGTDVKSIGVDIQPCPPPPPPDEPLRKITRPEICPTYCTYFLTDYSKVTLTVHKLSDNSLIRTLFSNQTKAYGQYSEYWDGKNNQGSLVPYAQYYFKISANSLYAGSSVITKTSPGFWLKASEPPEPPENIPTAYALLPNYPNPFNPQTLIKYDVPALSRVRINVFDLLGRQIRILVDQYQEAGAYRVLWDGLNERGQKVESGIYFYHMEAGDFVATRKMTLLR; encoded by the coding sequence ATGTATGGCGACTACAATGATTGGATCAAAACCTATGGAAGCTGGGGCTCTGGCAACGGGCAGTTTCGCCATCCGCAAGGCATCGATCGTGATGCTTACGGCAAGATTTACGTGGCCGATACCGGCAATCACCGTATTATCAGATATAAACGCATCGCCCCTGGTTATTACTTTGGGCTCACCTATGGAACGTATGGCAGCGGCACTGGACAGTTTCGCAATCCCAAGGCGATTGTGGTCGGCAGAACTTCGGGGATGAATGATAACAACATCTATGTGGCGGACACCGGCAACCAACGCATTGTTCGGCTCAATGACGGCGCCTCCGGCATTACCTGGGTGAATAGCCGCGCCGGAAATATGGTGGGATATTCTTCGGTTGCGACCGATTGGTATGGCGGAGTTTGGGTGACGGATGACTTCAATCACCGCATTGAAAAGTTGGATCGCTATCTGAATTTTTTGGATTCTTATGGCAGTTACGGGATGGGCCAAGTTTATGGTCTCCTAAACGCCCCCACGGATTTTTCAATTTATTTTTCCCTGGAAAAAATCAGCGGCGTCGATACCTGGGTTGGTCACGATGCCACTTTTCTGAGCGAAAGCTGGGGCGACAACTCCGGCGGTGTTTGTTATGAAATGGGGACGGATGTCAAGTCTATCGGCGTTGATATCCAACCCTGTCCTCCGCCGCCTCCGCCAGATGAACCTCTTCGTAAAATCACCCGTCCGGAAATTTGTCCAACTTATTGCACGTATTTTTTGACGGATTACTCCAAAGTCACACTCACCGTCCATAAATTAAGCGATAATTCATTAATCCGAACGCTGTTCAGCAATCAAACAAAAGCTTATGGCCAATATTCGGAATATTGGGACGGCAAAAATAATCAGGGTTCCCTCGTTCCTTATGCGCAATATTATTTTAAAATCAGCGCCAATAGCCTTTATGCCGGCTCGAGCGTAATCACCAAAACCAGTCCGGGGTTTTGGCTGAAGGCGAGCGAGCCGCCGGAACCGCCGGAAAATATTCCGACGGCGTACGCGCTGCTGCCCAATTATCCGAATCCGTTCAATCCGCAGACCTTGATCAAATATGACGTTCCGGCGTTGAGCCGCGTGAGAATAAATGTCTTTGATCTGTTGGGCAGGCAAATTAGAATTCTGGTTGATCAATATCAAGAGGCCGGAGCTTACCGTGTTTTGTGGGACGGCTTAAATGAGCGAGGACAAAAAGTAGAATCCGGAATATATTTTTATCACATGGAAGCGGGAGATTTTGTTGCCACCCGAAAAATGACTTTGCTGAGATAA
- a CDS encoding glycosyltransferase family 2 protein, whose product MPSSLVASLPDTIAIIIVTFQNAGEIAACLRSLREAAPEHRIRLFLIDNASTDATRPIIAATLAELPASRFFIKFIFNEENAGFTRAVNQGLENYLALAGHELAPVLFLNPDTILPAGSLAALLKKLYAFSDAGVIAPQLVHQDGRIQPSCRRFPTHADLFCELLGLSRLFSRSPRFNRWKMGDFDHRQAAEVDQPQGACLLARPEVVKQVGRWDERFPIFFSDVDWCRRVWENGWKIRFEPAVQIIHAQGVSVRQVRAAAIWSSHISFWRYLRKHESGWREKFWNVILGPLLVVTAMVRMIPYLSKVIFRVATKSPASM is encoded by the coding sequence ATGCCTTCCTCGTTGGTTGCGTCTCTGCCCGACACGATTGCCATCATCATCGTAACCTTTCAAAACGCCGGTGAAATTGCCGCATGCCTTCGCTCGCTTCGCGAAGCTGCGCCGGAACACCGCATTCGACTTTTTTTGATTGACAATGCTTCCACCGATGCCACGCGGCCAATCATCGCGGCCACACTTGCGGAACTGCCGGCATCGCGTTTTTTTATTAAATTTATTTTTAATGAGGAAAATGCCGGATTCACCCGCGCCGTCAATCAAGGTTTGGAAAATTATTTGGCGCTGGCCGGCCACGAACTCGCGCCGGTATTATTTTTAAATCCCGACACGATTTTGCCTGCCGGCAGTCTCGCCGCGCTTTTGAAAAAATTGTACGCCTTTTCTGATGCCGGCGTGATTGCGCCGCAGCTTGTTCATCAAGATGGCCGGATTCAGCCCTCCTGCCGCCGTTTTCCAACACACGCGGATTTGTTTTGCGAATTGTTAGGGCTTTCGCGGCTCTTTTCCCGTTCCCCCAGATTTAATCGCTGGAAAATGGGCGATTTCGATCATCGCCAGGCCGCCGAAGTTGATCAGCCGCAGGGCGCGTGTCTTTTGGCGCGACCGGAAGTTGTCAAACAAGTTGGAAGGTGGGATGAACGCTTCCCCATTTTTTTCAGCGACGTCGATTGGTGCCGGCGGGTTTGGGAAAACGGCTGGAAGATTCGCTTCGAGCCAGCGGTGCAGATTATTCACGCGCAGGGCGTCAGCGTGCGGCAGGTGCGCGCTGCGGCGATTTGGAGCTCCCATATATCGTTTTGGCGCTATTTGCGCAAACACGAAAGCGGTTGGCGGGAAAAATTTTGGAATGTGATTTTGGGGCCGCTGCTGGTCGTGACGGCGATGGTGCGCATGATTCCTTATCTCAGCAAAGTCATTTTTCGGGTGGCAACAAAATCTCCCGCTTCCATGTGA
- a CDS encoding Xaa-Pro peptidase family protein, translating to MQDRIDRVRAQMRQAELTAFLVSSLYHLRYLFGFTGSNGLGLITSDLCFFVTDWRYRDQAQDEVRNAEILVVRRDLLAALKEKQALPEGSRLGFEAQHLSFRFFSQLQKDFEKIKFFSTEHFIEKIAVPKSPHEIASLRRAGAMACAVWDQILPFIRRGVAESDIAAEIIYRSRKLGSEGEAFEPIVASGPRSALPHGRSTNRRVQSGEVVMIDYGCVVDGYASDVTRMIAIGEPPAKLREAHAAVKEACRLACEAARPGMEGIQLDEVARKYLASCGFKDEFNHSLGHGLGLDVHSLPRLGPESKDLIAANAVVTIEPGLYFPDLGGVRIEDDLLVTAAGNEVLTPISRELFVVE from the coding sequence ATGCAGGATAGAATCGACCGGGTACGCGCGCAGATGCGGCAGGCCGAGTTAACGGCTTTTTTGGTCAGTTCACTTTATCATCTGCGCTACCTTTTTGGCTTTACCGGTTCGAATGGCTTGGGTCTGATCACCTCAGACCTTTGCTTTTTTGTGACCGATTGGCGCTATCGCGATCAGGCGCAGGACGAAGTGCGCAATGCGGAAATTCTCGTTGTGCGCCGCGATTTGCTGGCCGCGCTCAAAGAAAAACAGGCTCTGCCGGAAGGCAGCCGCCTCGGCTTTGAAGCGCAGCATTTGAGCTTTCGGTTTTTTTCGCAGTTGCAAAAAGATTTTGAGAAAATCAAGTTTTTCTCCACCGAACACTTCATAGAGAAAATCGCCGTTCCCAAATCGCCGCATGAAATCGCCAGCCTTCGCCGCGCCGGCGCGATGGCGTGCGCGGTGTGGGATCAGATTCTGCCGTTCATTCGCCGCGGTGTCGCCGAATCCGATATTGCCGCGGAGATTATTTATCGCAGCCGCAAGCTCGGCTCCGAAGGCGAAGCTTTCGAGCCGATCGTCGCCAGCGGCCCGCGTTCGGCGCTGCCGCATGGCCGCAGCACGAATCGTCGCGTCCAGTCCGGCGAGGTGGTGATGATCGATTACGGCTGTGTCGTCGATGGTTATGCCTCGGATGTCACGCGTATGATCGCGATTGGCGAGCCGCCGGCAAAGCTTCGCGAAGCTCATGCTGCCGTGAAAGAAGCCTGCCGCCTGGCCTGTGAAGCGGCGCGTCCGGGGATGGAAGGCATCCAGCTCGACGAAGTCGCGCGAAAATATCTGGCCTCCTGCGGCTTCAAAGACGAATTCAATCACTCGCTCGGCCACGGCCTCGGCCTCGATGTGCATTCCCTGCCGCGTTTGGGGCCGGAGAGTAAAGATCTGATTGCGGCCAACGCCGTCGTCACCATCGAACCCGGCTTGTACTTCCCCGATCTCGGCGGCGTGCGCATCGAAGACGACCTGCTCGTCACCGCTGCCGGCAACGAAGTGCTGACGCCAATATCGCGTGAGTTGTTTGTTGTTGAATGA
- a CDS encoding tetratricopeptide repeat protein: MLSEDLGGLESLQVLLQQNPNSLTFGRVADALLKMDRVDEAIQLCEDGLRRHPSYVTGHMVLGKCYLKKKLFDQAEKEFKRVLLFDPKYLAAHKYYGDLMREIGWDNTCEMSYRKILQIDPFDENVRTVVEELAQKTKAGKPEPAPIRREARPPAAAAVTTKTMEPFVPIQPQEDFSPTGVDESDLLRYQPAIADAASKQEFETPASPAPEEVSSTQLPPDADEERYSYILDDIFQDEVFDDKPAAPPANKTPQPPGRLETRREDEFSPHESRRFVEPPPIRATDNSALGRDQLAHALGENDDKSSRHPTPPDDFEVNFDDLPPADLTDSEKSSDFDFEPAKPAANSAPVRPSRVPARRPKTLEEQGYDETSPAAPGEREKIVTPTLGEIYAAQGQYAKAIGVFELLSKKEPGNKHYREKIDYLKKRLQETQNAG; encoded by the coding sequence ATGTTATCTGAAGATCTCGGGGGCTTGGAATCCTTGCAGGTTTTATTGCAGCAGAATCCCAATTCATTGACCTTCGGCCGCGTGGCCGACGCCCTGCTCAAGATGGATCGTGTCGACGAGGCGATTCAATTGTGCGAAGACGGCCTGCGCCGCCATCCCTCTTATGTCACCGGCCACATGGTTTTGGGCAAATGCTATCTGAAAAAGAAACTCTTCGATCAAGCCGAAAAAGAATTCAAACGCGTCCTGCTGTTTGATCCCAAATATCTTGCGGCGCACAAGTATTACGGCGACTTGATGCGCGAAATCGGCTGGGACAACACTTGCGAGATGAGTTATCGCAAAATTTTGCAGATCGATCCGTTTGACGAGAACGTTCGCACCGTCGTCGAAGAGTTGGCGCAAAAAACCAAAGCCGGAAAACCGGAGCCGGCGCCGATACGGCGTGAAGCCAGGCCGCCCGCTGCCGCGGCTGTTACCACAAAAACGATGGAGCCGTTTGTGCCGATTCAACCGCAAGAGGATTTTTCTCCAACCGGTGTCGACGAAAGTGATCTGCTGCGTTATCAACCGGCAATCGCTGATGCCGCGTCGAAGCAGGAATTTGAGACGCCGGCATCCCCCGCGCCGGAAGAAGTTTCTTCAACGCAACTGCCGCCGGATGCGGATGAAGAGCGGTACTCTTATATTCTCGACGATATTTTTCAGGACGAAGTTTTTGACGACAAACCGGCCGCGCCGCCGGCGAATAAAACGCCGCAGCCGCCCGGCCGCTTGGAAACGCGGCGCGAGGATGAGTTCAGCCCCCACGAGTCGCGGAGATTTGTTGAACCGCCGCCAATCCGAGCGACAGACAACTCGGCGTTAGGCCGTGATCAGCTCGCTCACGCCTTGGGAGAGAATGACGACAAGAGTTCGCGCCATCCGACGCCGCCGGATGATTTCGAGGTGAATTTCGATGATTTGCCACCGGCGGACTTAACGGATTCGGAAAAATCATCCGATTTCGATTTTGAGCCGGCCAAGCCGGCGGCGAACAGCGCGCCGGTGCGACCATCGAGAGTGCCGGCGCGGCGGCCCAAAACTCTCGAAGAGCAAGGTTATGACGAAACCTCACCCGCCGCCCCCGGCGAGCGCGAAAAAATTGTCACCCCCACGCTCGGTGAAATTTACGCCGCGCAAGGCCAATACGCCAAAGCCATCGGCGTCTTCGAGTTGTTGAGCAAAAAAGAGCCGGGCAATAAACATTATCGCGAGAAAATCGATTATCTGAAAAAGCGATTGCAAGAGACGCAAAATGCAGGATAG